The DNA window CGACACGGGCATTTCCGAGATCCTCGCCACCGGCCCGCGCACGCTGCTGGTGCTGGAGCGCTCGGCGGTGCAGGGCGACGAAGGCCGCTATCGCAACCATATCCGCCTGTACGAGGCGGACCTGCGCCAGGCGAGCGACATTCGCGGCGTGCCGGCGCTGGCCGGGGCCACGTTTGCGCCCGCTGCCAAGCGCCTGGTGCTGGATTTTGCCGCACTCGGCCTGCCGATGCTCGACAATGTCGAGGGCTTCGCCTTCGGCCCGCCGCTGCCGAACGGGCATGCCACGCTGGTCTTCGTCACGGACGACAATTTCAGCAAGCGCCAGGTCACGCAGCTGCTGCTGTTCGAAGTCCTCCCTCCATGACCATGCTTCGGCCATGAGCCGTGCCACCGCCATGAGCCGTGCTCGGCACTTTCAGGAAAGCCGGTAAGCTTGCGCTGAAGGGCTGCAGACAACATGGACGACATCGATTTTGGCAGGCTGATTCTGGACGAGACGCCCGACGCGGTGATCGTCACGACCACGGACGGCGTGGTGCTGTACTGGACAAGGGGCGCCGAATCCGTGTTCGGCTACACGGCGCAGGAAGCGCTCGGCCACACGCTGGGCGAGTTGATCGTGCCGCCCGAACTGCTCCATACCGAGCGCACCATCCTGTTCGACACGCTGGCCAACGGCTCGGCCAACTACGAATCCATGCGCCGCGCCAAGGATGGCTCGCTCATCTATATCGACAGCTCGAGCAAGGCGGTCCGGCATGCCTCGGGCCGGCCCGACTGCATCCTGTGGACGAAGAAGGACGTGACGCCGTTGCGCGTGATGCGCGACGCGGCGCTCGTCGGTGCCCGTTTCGGCACGCTGCTGGCATCGATGCCCGACGCGATCATCATGGCCAATGCGGCCGGCCGCATCGTGCTGGCCAACCGCCAGGCCGATGAACTGTTCGGCTACCCGGAGGGCGAGCTGCGCGGCCAGCTGCTCGAAGTGCTGATCCCGCAGCGCTACCGGCGCGAACACGTGGGCCAGCGCGTGGCGTATTCGCTGGCGCCCACGCAGCGGCCGATGGGCATCGGCCGCGAACTGTATGGCCTGCGCCGTAACGGCGAGGAATTCCCCGTCGAGATCAGCCTGTCGCCCTTGCCGACGGAAGAGGGCACGCTCGTGATGAGCGCGATCCGCGACATCAGCGAACGCAAGCGCATCGAGCACGCGCTGCAGGAAAAGAATGCCGAGCTGGCCGACGCGAGCCTGGCGAAGGACCGCTTCCTGTCGTCGATGTCGCACGAGCTGCGCACGCCGCTGAACGCCATCATCGGCTTCACCGGCACGCTGCTGATGCAGTTGCCCGGCCCCGTCAACGTGGAGCAGGAGCGGCAGCTGCGCACGATCCAGTCCAGCGCGCGGCACCTGCTCTCGCTGATCAACGATAT is part of the Pseudoduganella lutea genome and encodes:
- a CDS encoding PAS domain-containing sensor histidine kinase, translating into MDDIDFGRLILDETPDAVIVTTTDGVVLYWTRGAESVFGYTAQEALGHTLGELIVPPELLHTERTILFDTLANGSANYESMRRAKDGSLIYIDSSSKAVRHASGRPDCILWTKKDVTPLRVMRDAALVGARFGTLLASMPDAIIMANAAGRIVLANRQADELFGYPEGELRGQLLEVLIPQRYRREHVGQRVAYSLAPTQRPMGIGRELYGLRRNGEEFPVEISLSPLPTEEGTLVMSAIRDISERKRIEHALQEKNAELADASLAKDRFLSSMSHELRTPLNAIIGFTGTLLMQLPGPVNVEQERQLRTIQSSARHLLSLINDILDITKIASGKVQLNREPFDCRRLVQDVTAMFAPLAYEKGLALHVKQAERNVTVCTDRRAVQQIVINLMNNAIKFTERGEVRVEVDIDEDPTERAVLIDVIDTGIGIAPDKLGLLFKPFTQIDQGTTRQFEGTGLGLHLSERLAGLIGARIAVRSQPGEGSVFTLRLPYALEECARLEGCAAPQG